A section of the Paenibacillus yonginensis genome encodes:
- a CDS encoding AraC family transcriptional regulator — protein MDRHTPMDGVHSMAIPELYFRRQSHQSGPVYSNSHPSLYIIVQGAKTVELAEERYYVDPGSYLVSPVHLPVIGQITKASQSLPYLSLQLTLQPEILLDVSKRSSPPKKVTSERGLLLKPSTSDLLKAVLRLIELLETPSDIEVLAPLIIKEIFYRVLQGENGELLRQFAIIGSYSHCISKAIEWINHHYAEPLIIEDLAKTVKMSPRTLHRHFKKVTAMSPIQYQKTIRLQTARRLLLTENLDAANAGFRVGYESPSQFNREYARLFGRPPIRDINDLRNFS, from the coding sequence ATGGATCGTCATACACCGATGGATGGCGTACACAGCATGGCAATTCCTGAACTTTATTTCAGACGTCAATCTCATCAGTCAGGGCCAGTGTACAGCAACAGCCATCCTTCCCTATACATCATTGTCCAAGGAGCAAAAACAGTTGAATTAGCCGAGGAAAGATATTACGTGGATCCAGGGAGCTATTTGGTCTCTCCGGTTCATCTTCCTGTTATCGGACAAATTACCAAAGCATCGCAAAGCCTTCCATACTTAAGTTTGCAGTTGACCTTGCAGCCAGAAATCCTTCTCGATGTATCCAAAAGATCCAGTCCTCCGAAGAAGGTAACAAGTGAACGAGGACTCCTACTAAAACCTTCTACCTCTGACTTGCTCAAAGCAGTTTTGCGCCTTATAGAACTTCTGGAGACTCCCTCTGATATTGAGGTGCTGGCTCCCTTGATTATTAAGGAGATATTTTATAGGGTTCTTCAAGGCGAAAATGGAGAACTGCTGAGGCAATTTGCCATAATCGGAAGCTATTCGCACTGTATTTCGAAAGCAATTGAATGGATCAACCATCATTATGCCGAGCCTTTGATCATTGAAGATTTGGCTAAGACGGTTAAGATGAGTCCGCGGACCTTGCATAGACATTTCAAGAAAGTGACGGCCATGAGTCCGATTCAATATCAAAAGACGATTCGCTTGCAAACAGCAAGACGACTGCTGCTTACGGAGAATCTGGATGCAGCTAACGCCGGATTTCGTGTTGGGTATGAAAGTCCTTCGCAATTTAATCGTGAATACGCCCGCTTATTTGGACGTCCCCCGATAAGAGACATTAATGATCTGCGTAATTTTTCCTAA
- a CDS encoding SDR family oxidoreductase: protein MSGIKDKVIVITGASGGIGEATAMLLAERGAQVVLGARRLDQLEAVANRIEKSGGKATYLVTDVKRSEDLSKIVQLAHEKFGKLDVLINNAGFMPMSPFDDLRVKDWEEMIDINIKGVLYGIAAALPTFRNQGSGHFINIASTAAYRILPNMSVYAGTKLAVRAISEGLRQEAGHNLRVTIVSPGFTNTPGSTHSDALEAIKDPDLKAKLEAYQNIGLSPSSIAKAIAFAIEQPNDVDVSEIVVRPTAQG from the coding sequence ATGTCCGGAATAAAAGATAAAGTAATCGTAATTACAGGGGCAAGTGGCGGGATCGGTGAAGCAACTGCAATGCTGCTTGCTGAGAGAGGGGCTCAAGTTGTCCTTGGCGCGCGCCGATTGGATCAGCTTGAAGCTGTTGCTAACCGCATTGAGAAGTCTGGCGGTAAAGCAACTTATCTAGTTACAGACGTGAAGCGGTCCGAAGACCTTTCGAAAATTGTCCAATTGGCACACGAGAAATTTGGTAAGCTTGATGTTCTTATCAACAATGCGGGATTCATGCCCATGTCACCCTTTGACGATCTGCGGGTTAAGGACTGGGAAGAGATGATCGACATCAACATTAAAGGAGTTCTATATGGGATAGCAGCGGCACTACCCACCTTTCGGAATCAGGGCTCAGGACATTTTATTAACATTGCTTCCACAGCAGCCTATCGCATTCTGCCTAATATGTCGGTTTATGCAGGGACAAAGCTTGCCGTTCGTGCGATTTCAGAGGGTCTGCGTCAAGAAGCCGGTCATAATCTTCGCGTAACGATTGTTTCCCCCGGGTTCACAAACACGCCTGGATCCACACATTCGGATGCCCTGGAAGCCATAAAGGACCCAGACCTGAAAGCCAAACTCGAAGCTTATCAGAACATTGGGTTATCTCCCAGTTCTATCGCTAAAGCCATAGCGTTCGCAATTGAGCAGCCCAATGACGTGGATGTCAGTGAAATAGTAGTTCGCCCCACAGCGCAAGGATAA
- a CDS encoding MerR family transcriptional regulator — MKIHVLAQKTGLNPPTIRYYEKEGLLDRRHVERRDNNYREYTEEAVEHLLLIKRVQAAGFTIREIKVILKEEDGNKLELSRAVEFLRKKMKEMDRRKRELEQSQSLLARMLNNKLALLEKKGTEDGNSSK; from the coding sequence ATGAAAATTCATGTGCTGGCACAGAAGACCGGGTTAAATCCGCCGACCATTCGTTATTACGAGAAGGAAGGATTGCTGGATAGACGCCACGTTGAGCGCAGGGACAATAATTATCGTGAATATACGGAGGAAGCAGTCGAACACCTTTTACTGATCAAAAGGGTTCAGGCTGCGGGTTTTACGATAAGGGAAATCAAAGTTATTTTGAAGGAAGAAGATGGGAACAAACTTGAGCTCTCCCGGGCCGTTGAATTTTTGCGGAAGAAGATGAAGGAAATGGACCGTAGGAAAAGAGAATTAGAACAATCGCAGTCTCTTCTCGCCCGGATGCTAAACAACAAATTGGCGCTGCTGGAGAAGAAGGGAACCGAAGATGGGAACAGCAGTAAATAA
- a CDS encoding patatin-like phospholipase family protein → MNAQKRNSPTRAVVLGGGGVTGIAWEAGVLAGLLESGVDLHRADVIIGTSAGAFVGAALASGYDMNKLFTAQSETNTAEIPVAASKELMQAWYKAFAMGGSDPRKVGAEFGLIAKNNPSPVSPEQRRAVVESRLVTRKWPANLKVTAIDADTGQLHTFDHQSGVSLLDAVSASGAVPGIWPLVSIGDRFWTDGGMVSTTNSRLAEGYERIVILSPMPNGYGSIPGAAEDAASLRTSANVYLITPDERSVVAIGPNPYDAARRSVTAIAGRAQGRSIAEAVLTMW, encoded by the coding sequence ATGAACGCTCAGAAAAGGAATTCACCGACCAGAGCTGTAGTTTTGGGGGGCGGTGGCGTGACAGGGATCGCATGGGAGGCTGGCGTCTTAGCGGGACTGCTCGAATCCGGAGTAGACCTCCATCGAGCTGACGTGATCATCGGCACGTCCGCCGGTGCATTTGTCGGAGCAGCCCTGGCCAGCGGGTACGACATGAATAAACTATTTACCGCCCAGTCGGAGACGAACACGGCCGAGATACCGGTCGCAGCGTCTAAAGAATTGATGCAAGCGTGGTATAAGGCATTTGCCATGGGAGGAAGCGATCCGCGAAAAGTCGGTGCAGAATTTGGCCTTATCGCCAAAAATAATCCCTCCCCCGTATCGCCTGAACAGCGGCGCGCCGTGGTCGAGAGTCGCCTTGTGACCAGAAAATGGCCGGCGAATCTTAAGGTGACCGCCATCGATGCCGATACCGGGCAACTTCATACTTTCGATCATCAATCGGGAGTTTCTTTGCTCGATGCCGTGTCGGCCAGCGGAGCCGTTCCGGGAATTTGGCCGCTTGTATCGATCGGTGACCGCTTCTGGACCGACGGAGGGATGGTGTCCACGACCAATTCAAGGCTGGCTGAAGGCTACGAACGGATCGTAATTCTCTCCCCGATGCCCAATGGTTATGGCTCCATCCCGGGAGCAGCGGAAGATGCGGCAAGCCTGCGTACAAGCGCGAACGTTTATCTCATAACACCCGATGAGCGCAGCGTTGTGGCCATCGGCCCAAATCCATACGACGCGGCCCGCCGCAGCGTAACAGCGATCGCCGGGCGGGCGCAGGGACGCTCTATCGCTGAAGCTGTTCTGACTATGTGGTAA